Proteins encoded together in one Caldicellulosiruptor saccharolyticus DSM 8903 window:
- a CDS encoding GGDEF domain-containing protein, which produces MVHPVIEKVFSKLEPSFVEIDKLKTLDGFTDLEIDIGSKIMIYPLWTSIGAVGLLGIMFSPDSMDENDNRNLQIYINFAAIALANAKIVSRLEKEAETDFLTGFFNKRTIRNILISELERAVRYRLPLAVIFLDIDDFKAYNDTFGHVAGDVMVQKNSRDNKEFYKDCRYCGALWW; this is translated from the coding sequence ATGGTTCATCCAGTGATTGAGAAGGTTTTTTCAAAGCTTGAACCTTCATTTGTGGAGATTGATAAATTAAAAACCTTAGATGGTTTCACGGATCTAGAAATTGATATTGGGAGCAAAATTATGATTTATCCACTGTGGACTTCTATTGGTGCTGTAGGCTTATTAGGAATAATGTTTTCACCTGATTCAATGGATGAAAATGATAATAGGAATTTACAGATATATATAAACTTTGCTGCAATAGCCTTGGCTAATGCAAAGATTGTAAGCCGCTTAGAGAAAGAAGCTGAAACAGATTTTTTGACAGGTTTCTTTAATAAACGGACCATTCGAAACATATTGATTAGTGAACTTGAAAGGGCAGTTAGATACAGACTTCCTTTGGCAGTTATTTTCCTTGACATTGATGACTTTAAAGCGTACAACGACACCTTTGGTCATGTGGCTGGCGATGTTATGGTACAAAAAAACAGCAGAGATAATAAAGAATTCTATAAGGACTGTAGATATTGCGGGGCGCTTTGGTGGTGA
- a CDS encoding SPL family radical SAM protein — MTSSEKSFLAKNFSHVYVEKAVLSHPVTIKILENLQNSQIVKIENYKEVFCRAGQNYFFQEKSKKLILAKKWGEFLYPGPSICHNFGYSNFFYTSNILNCIYSCEYCFLKGMYSSANVVVFVNIEDYFKEIDAVLKNKPLYLSVSYETDLLALEKIVPFSSAWIEYAASKQNLTIEIRTKSTNFQALENLKPQDNVILAWTLSPQEIIEKFEHGTPSLSSRLSAIKKATENSWKVRLCFDPILYIEDWKPIYEKFLRQVFEKLNPDKIADISVGLFRIPKDYLKRMKKVFANEITSFPYEESQNICTYSKELKEEMTNTILLKLREFVPPSKIFVI, encoded by the coding sequence TTGACAAGCTCAGAAAAATCCTTCTTAGCTAAGAATTTTTCTCATGTTTATGTTGAAAAAGCTGTTCTTTCTCATCCTGTTACAATAAAGATTTTAGAAAACTTGCAAAACTCTCAAATAGTTAAAATAGAGAACTACAAAGAGGTTTTTTGCAGAGCAGGGCAAAATTATTTTTTTCAGGAAAAGAGTAAAAAATTAATACTTGCAAAAAAATGGGGAGAGTTTCTCTATCCCGGCCCTTCAATTTGCCACAACTTTGGATACAGTAACTTTTTTTATACAAGCAACATTTTAAACTGTATTTACAGCTGTGAATATTGCTTTTTAAAAGGAATGTACTCCTCTGCAAATGTAGTAGTATTTGTAAACATCGAAGACTACTTTAAAGAGATTGATGCTGTTTTAAAAAATAAACCACTGTATCTTTCTGTATCATACGAAACAGACCTTTTAGCACTTGAAAAAATTGTGCCATTTTCTTCTGCATGGATTGAATACGCAGCATCAAAGCAAAACTTGACAATTGAAATCAGAACAAAAAGTACCAACTTCCAAGCTTTAGAAAACTTAAAACCTCAAGATAATGTAATTTTAGCGTGGACACTGTCTCCTCAAGAAATTATAGAAAAGTTTGAACATGGCACACCTTCTTTATCTTCTCGACTTTCTGCAATTAAAAAAGCTACAGAAAATAGCTGGAAAGTGAGGCTTTGTTTTGACCCAATTTTATATATTGAAGACTGGAAACCAATTTATGAAAAGTTCTTAAGGCAGGTTTTCGAAAAGTTGAACCCTGATAAGATTGCAGATATTTCAGTTGGATTGTTTAGAATTCCAAAAGACTATCTTAAAAGAATGAAAAAAGTATTTGCAAACGAAATTACCTCTTTTCCTTATGAAGAATCACAAAATATCTGCACTTACTCAAAAGAGTTAAAAGAAGAAATGACAAATACAATACTTTTAAAACTTAGAGAATTTGTACCACCTTCAAAAATTTTTGTGATATAA
- the yfcE gene encoding phosphodiesterase, which produces MKIGVISDTHGDYKSWEKAWWFLKDTEVIFHAGDVLYHGPRNPIPEGYNPKELSNALNTCPIPLVIAQGNCDAFVDQMMLDIPIQTPYVFSVIYGKKFMVQHGHDISDEEISRLVQRYKLDFFIIGHTHIPLLKKVGNCVLINPGSTSLSKREDKTNSIGIIDDEKVQIINLETGKEILVLEID; this is translated from the coding sequence TTGAAAATTGGTGTTATAAGTGATACTCATGGCGATTATAAATCCTGGGAAAAGGCTTGGTGGTTTTTAAAAGATACCGAGGTTATATTTCATGCAGGTGATGTGTTGTACCACGGTCCGCGCAATCCAATTCCTGAAGGGTATAATCCAAAGGAGCTTTCTAATGCGTTGAATACTTGTCCTATTCCTTTAGTTATTGCACAGGGTAACTGCGATGCTTTTGTGGATCAAATGATGCTTGATATACCTATACAAACTCCATATGTTTTTTCCGTAATCTATGGTAAGAAATTTATGGTCCAACATGGGCATGATATTTCGGATGAGGAGATAAGTAGGTTGGTTCAGAGATATAAGTTAGACTTTTTCATAATAGGACATACACACATTCCGCTGTTAAAAAAGGTTGGCAACTGTGTGCTTATTAATCCGGGTTCCACATCACTTAGCAAACGAGAGGACAAGACTAATTCAATAGGAATTATTGATGATGAGAAAGTTCAGATAATAAACTTAGAGACAGGAAAAGAGATTTTGGTTCTTGAAATAGATTAA
- a CDS encoding 2-hydroxyacyl-CoA dehydratase subunit D, with amino-acid sequence MNYLNIYSTVINNFLKKNKNAYYLLKLGIFIGKNYVKFFPDKRLPKSLRYLHQITFDWTYKGMTSKRCVWVNLFAPAEILLAFNLDPIFIEAISAFLSGLGLEDELILRAESFGISESFCSFHKVFIGAVLSNLLKKPKFLVATSSICDANLNTFRFISESLKIPFFFLDVPREYSKEAKDYLKLQLKELVSFVEKETGSKLDLHKLSRIIQIENQVRSQMKECLELLGKKQIPTTLTFEMFMLYTSHTFIGKEETLKFYKMLVEDLRNAKVRDKKGVFFIHTLPMFEENFKNLFNFNKDLTIIGMDLNYDFLEELPTDDPIEALSIKLLKNPYNNDFEKRIEHIKKLISLTSPDAVIQVCQMGCKQSIGCSMLFKEEFKKLDIPFTFIDVDCVNKKNNNHGQIKTRLEAFFESIK; translated from the coding sequence ATGAACTATTTAAATATCTACAGCACCGTTATTAACAACTTTCTCAAGAAAAACAAAAATGCTTATTATCTTCTCAAACTTGGTATCTTCATTGGCAAAAACTATGTAAAGTTTTTTCCTGATAAAAGGTTGCCAAAATCGCTAAGATATTTACATCAAATTACATTTGACTGGACGTATAAAGGAATGACAAGTAAAAGGTGTGTTTGGGTTAACTTATTTGCACCAGCTGAAATTTTGCTTGCATTTAATCTGGATCCAATCTTTATTGAGGCAATATCTGCTTTTTTGTCTGGACTTGGACTTGAAGATGAGCTAATTTTGAGGGCAGAAAGTTTTGGTATAAGCGAGAGCTTTTGTAGCTTTCACAAGGTGTTTATTGGTGCTGTACTTTCAAACCTTTTAAAAAAGCCAAAATTCTTGGTTGCAACCTCAAGTATTTGTGATGCAAATTTAAACACGTTTAGATTTATTTCGGAAAGCTTAAAAATTCCATTTTTCTTTTTAGACGTTCCGAGAGAATACTCTAAAGAGGCAAAAGATTATTTGAAACTGCAGCTAAAAGAGTTGGTTAGCTTTGTTGAAAAAGAAACAGGGTCCAAGCTTGATTTACATAAATTGTCGAGGATAATCCAAATAGAAAACCAAGTAAGAAGCCAAATGAAAGAGTGTTTAGAACTTCTTGGGAAAAAGCAGATACCTACCACCCTAACATTTGAGATGTTCATGCTTTATACATCTCATACATTTATTGGCAAGGAAGAAACGCTGAAGTTTTACAAGATGCTTGTAGAGGACTTGAGAAATGCAAAAGTGAGAGATAAAAAGGGAGTGTTTTTTATACATACTCTTCCTATGTTTGAGGAGAATTTTAAAAATCTTTTTAATTTTAACAAGGATTTGACTATCATTGGTATGGATTTGAATTATGATTTTTTAGAAGAGCTGCCGACAGATGACCCAATTGAAGCGCTTTCAATAAAGCTTTTGAAAAATCCGTACAATAACGATTTTGAGAAAAGAATTGAACACATAAAGAAGCTAATTTCTTTAACCTCACCCGATGCTGTGATTCAGGTCTGTCAGATGGGTTGCAAGCAGTCGATAGGATGCAGCATGCTGTTTAAAGAGGAGTTTAAAAAGCTTGATATTCCGTTTACCTTTATAGATGTTGATTGTGTTAATAAGAAAAATAACAATCATGGTCAGATAAAAACTCGTCTTGAAGCATTTTTCGAAAGCATCAAGTAG
- a CDS encoding 5'-methylthioadenosine/S-adenosylhomocysteine nucleosidase family protein yields the protein MIYIVTAFHAEAKPLIEHFELKKLYEPSKFQIFSGNDTLLIESKEGIVKSSIATTFALTKFGAGSKDIALNIGICGAVENAFSKGDVILCNKIINHHSKKAFYPDILIQHSMKEATLESFMHPVKKDSLPVEIEGDIVDMEGAGFFEAASIFLPLHNVHCIKIVHDFLDFEKINPVEIENLIKQSIPHIENLINSLLKLNLEFCYNMPEIDNIHLLVNKLKNSLHLTTYMTNELESLLKDYIIRHKKLPDCIFEFFEVQINSKKEGKNYFDKLRKILLS from the coding sequence ATGATATACATTGTCACTGCTTTTCATGCAGAAGCAAAGCCTCTGATAGAACATTTTGAGCTGAAAAAATTATATGAACCTTCAAAATTTCAGATTTTTTCTGGCAATGATACTCTTCTTATAGAAAGCAAGGAAGGAATTGTAAAGAGCAGTATTGCAACAACATTTGCCTTGACAAAGTTTGGAGCAGGTAGCAAAGATATAGCCCTGAACATTGGGATTTGCGGAGCTGTGGAAAATGCCTTTTCAAAAGGCGATGTTATTCTTTGCAACAAAATAATAAATCACCACTCAAAAAAGGCATTCTATCCAGACATTTTAATTCAGCATAGCATGAAAGAGGCAACACTTGAAAGTTTTATGCACCCTGTGAAAAAAGATAGCTTGCCAGTTGAAATCGAGGGAGATATAGTTGACATGGAGGGTGCAGGATTTTTTGAGGCAGCTTCTATCTTTTTGCCCCTGCACAATGTTCACTGCATCAAGATTGTTCATGACTTTTTGGACTTTGAAAAAATAAATCCTGTTGAGATTGAAAATCTGATAAAGCAAAGTATTCCTCATATAGAAAATCTGATAAATTCCCTCTTAAAACTAAATCTTGAATTTTGTTACAATATGCCTGAAATTGATAATATACATCTACTTGTGAATAAACTAAAAAACAGTTTACATCTTACAACATATATGACCAATGAGCTTGAAAGTTTGTTAAAAGACTATATAATAAGGCATAAAAAACTACCTGACTGTATTTTTGAATTTTTTGAAGTTCAAATTAACTCTAAAAAGGAGGGCAAAAATTACTTTGACAAGCTCAGAAAAATCCTTCTTAGCTAA
- a CDS encoding acyl-CoA dehydratase activase: MIAYVCKYTPIEIIKAFGEDVFCIEPEISSYENAEKLLHPNMCSFAKAIVEYVLQSGIKNLVLTNCCDSIKRVYDVLKDRVEFIEIIDLPRENTPKACQFFYYQLETFKSKLSKRLNKEFDEEVFRSQVNKLIAQNKRSSFDIAIVGARAKEELVEFISSITGGRVLNLTCSGERFCQDDVKFDGSLESYTKILLSFPPCMRMNIKREFIEENSFKGIIYNTIKFCDFYSFEYAKIKKKSNVLKIETDFSQNANEQVRTRVEAFVEKTLQKATTSKSISNKKYFAGIDSGSTSTNAVVIDSSKNILGYCTVKTGFDVVSSAKAALSKACSMAGIEEDDISFITSTGYGRISIPFSNMQVTEITCHAKGAHALFSTARTIIDIGGQDSKVIKINEDGNVLDFVMNDKCSAGTGRFIEYMARVLELELEDFSRCLNFTEDLTISSMCTVFAESEVISLIAQGKKREDIVRAINKVVAIKAISLVNRVKGEKDFVMTGGVAKNKGVVLELERRLDSRILIPFDPQIVGALGAAIIGLESS; the protein is encoded by the coding sequence ATGATAGCGTATGTTTGCAAATATACACCAATTGAGATTATAAAAGCTTTCGGAGAAGATGTTTTTTGTATTGAGCCAGAGATATCTTCTTATGAAAATGCGGAAAAGCTTTTACACCCCAACATGTGCAGCTTTGCAAAGGCCATTGTGGAATATGTCTTGCAAAGTGGTATAAAGAATCTTGTCTTGACAAACTGCTGTGATAGCATAAAAAGGGTATATGATGTTTTGAAAGATAGAGTGGAGTTTATAGAAATTATTGACCTTCCTCGTGAAAATACACCAAAGGCTTGTCAATTTTTTTATTATCAGTTGGAAACATTTAAAAGTAAGCTTTCAAAAAGACTTAATAAAGAATTTGATGAAGAAGTATTTAGAAGCCAGGTAAATAAGCTGATAGCTCAAAATAAACGTAGTAGTTTTGACATAGCGATTGTGGGGGCACGTGCGAAAGAGGAACTGGTTGAATTTATATCTTCAATTACAGGTGGTAGGGTTTTGAATCTTACTTGCTCTGGCGAGAGGTTCTGCCAGGATGATGTCAAATTTGATGGAAGTTTGGAAAGCTACACTAAAATCCTTTTAAGTTTTCCACCTTGCATGAGAATGAACATAAAAAGAGAGTTTATAGAAGAGAACTCTTTTAAAGGAATTATCTACAATACAATAAAGTTTTGTGACTTTTATTCATTTGAGTATGCAAAGATAAAGAAAAAAAGCAACGTGTTGAAAATCGAAACAGATTTTAGCCAAAATGCAAATGAACAAGTCAGAACGCGAGTGGAAGCATTTGTTGAGAAGACATTGCAAAAAGCTACTACTTCAAAATCAATCTCTAATAAAAAATATTTTGCTGGGATTGATAGTGGTTCAACCTCCACCAATGCAGTTGTCATTGACAGTAGCAAGAACATTTTGGGTTACTGCACAGTAAAGACTGGGTTTGACGTGGTCTCAAGTGCAAAAGCGGCACTTTCAAAAGCTTGTAGCATGGCAGGCATTGAGGAGGATGATATAAGTTTTATTACCTCAACTGGATATGGTAGAATAAGTATTCCATTTTCAAACATGCAGGTCACAGAAATAACTTGCCATGCAAAGGGTGCCCATGCCCTTTTTTCAACTGCAAGAACTATCATAGACATTGGTGGGCAGGATAGCAAAGTGATAAAAATAAATGAAGATGGCAATGTACTGGATTTTGTTATGAACGATAAATGTTCGGCAGGCACTGGTAGGTTTATTGAATACATGGCAAGAGTTTTGGAGTTGGAGCTTGAAGATTTTTCAAGGTGTTTAAATTTCACAGAGGATTTGACAATTTCGAGTATGTGTACTGTCTTTGCCGAATCAGAAGTGATAAGCCTCATTGCGCAAGGTAAGAAAAGAGAGGATATAGTAAGAGCTATTAACAAGGTTGTGGCAATAAAAGCTATTTCGTTAGTAAACAGAGTAAAAGGTGAAAAGGATTTTGTAATGACAGGCGGGGTTGCAAAAAACAAGGGTGTTGTTTTAGAGCTTGAAAGAAGGCTTGACAGCAGGATTTTGATTCCTTTTGATCCGCAAATTGTTGGTGCTCTGGGCGCAGCAATAATTGGGCTTGAGAGTAGTTAG
- a CDS encoding diguanylate cyclase, whose amino-acid sequence MLWYKKTAEIIKNSIRTVDIAGRFGGEEFVIILPGTDEEGAIAVAERIRRAIYNILFLIGK is encoded by the coding sequence ATGTTATGGTACAAAAAAACAGCAGAGATAATAAAGAATTCTATAAGGACTGTAGATATTGCGGGGCGCTTTGGTGGTGAGGAGTTTGTGATTATTCTTCCTGGGACAGATGAAGAAGGTGCAATTGCAGTTGCAGAGAGAATTCGAAGGGCTATTTACAATATCCTTTTCCTCATAGGAAAGTGA
- a CDS encoding HD-GYP domain-containing protein translates to MFTFLNDTPVNLGLLKALSDFQTKFNIDYLNIGVIDANKKIYEAYKFCKTGDFQLSYLQENNVIHVAYNNLKPVYHVVESDDPIVPINKSFVEEICIPIKVESPKDVIVYVYFGFANKTEEVSNILSSFFTTFNLFEVYSYALLKYCQLTDIERISKLLMVLEDSVKFNQPSIRLHGFNVAFWTIEIAKKLNFPQDEFEKLHYAALLHDIGKIRVRSSIVNKKGPLTEDEYKEIKKHAEYGYIITKELFGDVYPDIPLWVKHHHEMYDGSGYPSGLKGNDIPFPSRIIKVADVIDVLYSPRSYKQNVSVDKIIAELKRCSRKDFDPEVVEAALQVIDERIVLPMDILKATGEKILPANLSLRTYEDVFNFDGYFYFKEDQSYFKSTNAVKDTKDLWNLLSASLVVEVLNSIYEYEVDVFPVDENTYLVSNIRLLERKRFVSILWDLEAHLITQDEKSITVKVKRLSGDYVLFVCENAYAFDAKNYYKLVLQFEDGEILILNGRITYSYPASHEYSYYRYTFANIGETTRDKLFRQIFKKQVALRRQLKQVQDKK, encoded by the coding sequence ATGTTTACATTTTTGAACGATACTCCGGTAAATTTAGGATTACTAAAAGCTCTTTCAGATTTCCAAACAAAATTTAATATAGATTATCTGAATATTGGTGTGATTGATGCTAATAAAAAAATATACGAAGCTTACAAATTTTGTAAAACTGGTGACTTTCAGCTTTCATATTTGCAGGAGAACAATGTTATTCATGTTGCCTACAACAACTTAAAACCTGTATATCATGTTGTTGAAAGTGATGACCCTATTGTTCCAATAAATAAAAGTTTTGTGGAAGAAATATGTATTCCAATAAAAGTAGAGAGTCCAAAAGATGTTATTGTTTATGTATACTTTGGGTTTGCAAATAAAACTGAAGAAGTTTCTAATATACTCTCTTCATTTTTTACTACATTCAATCTATTTGAGGTATACTCTTATGCACTTCTAAAATATTGTCAATTAACAGATATTGAAAGAATTTCAAAACTTCTTATGGTGCTTGAAGATAGTGTAAAATTTAATCAACCATCTATCAGGTTACACGGTTTCAATGTAGCGTTCTGGACTATTGAAATAGCCAAAAAACTGAATTTTCCACAAGATGAGTTTGAAAAACTTCATTATGCAGCCTTGTTGCATGATATTGGAAAGATAAGGGTAAGAAGTAGTATAGTAAATAAAAAAGGACCGTTGACAGAAGATGAGTATAAAGAAATTAAAAAACACGCTGAGTATGGATATATAATTACAAAGGAACTATTTGGTGATGTTTACCCTGATATTCCTTTATGGGTGAAACATCATCATGAAATGTATGACGGAAGCGGTTACCCTTCTGGCTTGAAAGGTAATGATATTCCTTTTCCAAGTAGAATTATTAAAGTTGCAGACGTAATAGATGTTTTGTATTCTCCAAGGAGCTATAAACAAAATGTTTCTGTTGACAAAATAATTGCAGAACTCAAAAGATGTAGCAGAAAAGACTTTGATCCAGAAGTTGTAGAAGCAGCACTGCAAGTAATTGACGAAAGGATTGTATTGCCTATGGACATATTAAAAGCAACTGGTGAAAAAATTTTGCCTGCAAATCTTTCATTACGTACTTACGAAGATGTATTCAATTTTGATGGATATTTTTACTTTAAAGAAGATCAAAGTTATTTTAAATCTACTAATGCTGTCAAAGACACAAAGGATTTGTGGAACTTGCTTTCAGCTTCTTTAGTGGTGGAAGTACTAAATTCAATATATGAGTATGAAGTTGATGTATTTCCAGTGGATGAAAATACTTATCTTGTTTCCAATATTAGACTTCTTGAGAGAAAACGTTTTGTATCAATATTATGGGACTTAGAAGCACATTTAATTACACAGGATGAGAAAAGTATCACAGTTAAGGTCAAAAGACTTTCTGGTGATTATGTGTTATTTGTATGCGAAAATGCGTATGCTTTTGACGCGAAGAATTACTACAAATTAGTACTACAATTTGAAGATGGAGAAATACTGATTTTAAATGGAAGGATTACTTATAGTTACCCTGCTTCTCATGAATATTCGTACTATAGATATACATTTGCTAATATTGGAGAGACAACAAGAGATAAGTTATTTAGACAAATTTTCAAAAAGCAGGTTGCTTTGAGAAGACAGTTGAAACAGGTACAAGACAAAAAATAG
- a CDS encoding ATPase domain-containing protein → MYSFNIVSGAPGSGKTIFVQNIVFNSARNGLKSLYLTTISESQFKMVRHLQEFEFFLTIYLAASLFMTVLSEFAIADEIFHLYGQEEKKFQKRYLRILKMRGTSFEQGEHLFEITPAGIKVYPRIKPAGEELQYEVKAEKKGFGIRDLDEMLNGGLPEGTITIISGGTGTGKTTFALKFLLEGAEIGEKGLLLSFEEPLAQLKSNAHFLGMGNG, encoded by the coding sequence TTGTATTCGTTTAACATTGTTTCTGGTGCGCCAGGCAGTGGAAAAACAATATTTGTTCAAAATATAGTGTTTAACAGTGCAAGAAATGGACTTAAGAGTTTATACTTGACAACTATTTCAGAATCACAATTTAAGATGGTAAGACATTTACAAGAATTTGAGTTTTTTCTGACGATTTACTTGGCGGCAAGTTTATTTATGACCGTCTTGAGTGAATTTGCAATTGCGGATGAGATTTTTCATCTTTATGGACAGGAGGAAAAGAAGTTCCAGAAAAGATATTTGCGTATCTTAAAGATGAGGGGGACTTCTTTTGAACAAGGCGAGCATTTGTTTGAGATTACTCCTGCAGGGATAAAAGTGTATCCCAGAATAAAACCGGCTGGGGAAGAGCTTCAGTATGAAGTCAAAGCGGAGAAAAAAGGATTTGGAATCAGAGATTTGGACGAGATGCTAAATGGTGGCCTACCAGAAGGAACTATTACTATCATCTCAGGTGGGACTGGTACAGGCAAGACCACGTTTGCTCTTAAATTCTTACTTGAGGGGGCTGAGATAGGCGAGAAGGGATTATTGCTTTCTTTTGAGGAACCTCTTGCTCAGCTTAAGAGTAATGCCCATTTTCTCGGGATGGGAAATGGATAG
- a CDS encoding PocR ligand-binding domain-containing protein, with product MPTNLLLSVSLKYWQDFQDTLAKAMDTNIYIFDANANPFSKFSQQVEVCKDVNEGNKVCNEKCIHFYKDVLNSIEDKGIFTCPYGIKLYAFRLGTYAQKIGFLIVTPNGNLAGADVEEVNAFVAKANSIYQTINEVLKAVLEKNLLGLRRLELNCIYEISRLMISTVELDKV from the coding sequence ATGCCAACAAATCTTTTACTAAGTGTTTCATTAAAATATTGGCAGGATTTTCAGGATACTCTTGCCAAAGCAATGGACACCAACATTTATATATTTGACGCAAATGCCAATCCTTTTTCCAAATTCAGCCAACAAGTTGAAGTGTGTAAAGATGTAAACGAAGGGAATAAGGTCTGTAACGAAAAGTGTATTCATTTTTACAAAGATGTACTAAATTCCATAGAAGATAAAGGCATATTTACTTGTCCTTATGGAATTAAACTTTATGCCTTTCGATTGGGAACATATGCTCAAAAGATAGGTTTTCTTATTGTTACACCAAATGGGAACCTGGCTGGAGCAGATGTGGAAGAAGTAAACGCTTTTGTTGCCAAAGCCAATAGTATTTACCAAACGATAAATGAAGTTTTAAAGGCTGTTCTTGAAAAGAACCTTTTAGGGCTGCGTAGGCTTGAACTAAATTGTATTTATGAGATTAGTCGGCTGATGATTTCCACTGTAGAGCTCGACAAGGTTTAA
- a CDS encoding GGDEF domain-containing protein, with protein MTASLGITLAKSGDSVESLLERADQTLYQAKKKGKNRCCLAV; from the coding sequence GTGACTGCAAGTTTGGGAATAACATTAGCAAAAAGTGGTGACTCAGTCGAGTCCTTATTGGAAAGGGCAGATCAAACACTATATCAGGCAAAAAAGAAAGGGAAAAACCGCTGCTGTTTAGCTGTATAG
- a CDS encoding RAD55 family ATPase, which translates to MDRYLKDGLLDIRFISPIELGVDKHAFKIMDMIEKDRVERFVIDSISSFESSVSDIQKYKDYLWAIAQELKRRHITTIFTVLNEDLFSPLVITKAQISFIADNIIGLRYVESESNIKKALGILKARGINHSRDLREYEIAPNGISILGKLDKANMLR; encoded by the coding sequence ATGGATAGATATTTGAAAGATGGTCTTTTGGATATCAGGTTCATTTCTCCAATTGAACTTGGTGTAGATAAGCATGCTTTTAAAATAATGGATATGATAGAAAAAGATAGAGTTGAGAGGTTTGTGATTGATAGTATATCTTCTTTTGAAAGCAGTGTATCTGATATCCAGAAGTATAAAGATTACCTTTGGGCAATAGCACAGGAACTCAAAAGGAGGCATATTACTACAATATTTACTGTACTTAACGAGGACCTGTTTTCGCCATTAGTAATTACTAAAGCTCAAATATCATTTATCGCAGATAACATAATTGGGCTAAGATACGTCGAAAGTGAGTCAAATATCAAAAAAGCTCTTGGAATCCTCAAAGCACGTGGAATTAATCACAGCCGTGACCTCAGAGAATATGAGATTGCACCAAACGGAATAAGTATTCTTGGGAAATTAGATAAAGCAAATATGTTGAGATGA